The Candidatus Neomarinimicrobiota bacterium genome includes a region encoding these proteins:
- the selA gene encoding L-seryl-tRNA(Sec) selenium transferase — MAEPAPGVRAALQSLPSVDDLLTAYPPENYRIAHPQARAAIRGVLSAVREQIRSGDVLTNPAVTVKAGVHRELQALARPRLAPVLNGTGVVLHTGLGRAPLSNAVLDRAFCSLGGYATLELDLASGKRGQRLALVDGFFKALTPAEGAVVVNNNAAAVLLMLNSVADGKEVVVSRGQQVEIGGSFRMPDVIAKAQAILVEVGTTNRTHLSDYKQALTQNTGAVLYVHTSNYRVEGFTKAVPITELAALTKQKKLPLLVDLGSGSLTETPIAGLPGEPSIGTILKAGADLVSFSGDKLLGGPQAGIVLGREKWLRRLRKNPLYRALRCDKVTLALLEQTLRTYADADTFGRDNLALRLLNRNRAELRSQAEELLGRLSDECRAGGSLQVVDSTVEAGSGSLPQVDIPSVALAITRQETSPGELARRLRLASRPVVGYVRRGQYYIDLKAIPWEQNDLLAASLEEVLPSDR; from the coding sequence ATGGCTGAGCCGGCCCCGGGAGTCCGTGCGGCTCTCCAGTCCCTCCCTTCCGTCGATGACCTGCTCACTGCATATCCCCCTGAAAACTACCGCATAGCCCATCCCCAAGCGCGCGCCGCCATCCGTGGTGTGTTGTCGGCTGTGCGGGAGCAAATCCGGTCCGGCGACGTGCTCACGAATCCGGCTGTCACGGTGAAGGCCGGCGTGCACCGAGAGCTGCAGGCACTCGCCAGGCCTCGGCTGGCCCCGGTCCTCAACGGTACGGGTGTGGTCCTGCATACCGGCCTGGGGCGGGCGCCGCTGAGCAATGCCGTCCTGGACCGTGCCTTCTGCTCCCTCGGCGGCTACGCCACTCTGGAGCTGGACCTGGCCTCGGGCAAGCGGGGCCAGCGGCTGGCCCTGGTGGACGGCTTCTTCAAAGCGCTCACCCCAGCCGAAGGGGCCGTCGTAGTGAACAACAATGCCGCCGCCGTGCTGCTTATGCTGAACTCGGTTGCCGATGGCAAGGAGGTGGTTGTGAGCCGGGGGCAGCAGGTGGAGATCGGCGGTTCTTTCCGCATGCCCGATGTTATTGCCAAGGCCCAGGCCATACTGGTTGAGGTGGGTACCACCAACCGTACCCACCTGTCCGACTACAAGCAGGCGCTCACCCAAAACACCGGTGCGGTGCTCTACGTGCACACCAGCAACTACCGGGTCGAGGGCTTCACCAAGGCCGTGCCCATCACCGAGCTGGCCGCGCTCACCAAGCAGAAAAAACTCCCCCTGCTGGTGGACCTGGGCAGTGGCAGCCTGACGGAAACTCCCATTGCCGGTCTCCCGGGAGAGCCCAGCATCGGCACGATACTTAAGGCTGGCGCTGACCTGGTATCCTTCAGCGGCGACAAACTGTTGGGCGGCCCCCAAGCGGGGATCGTGCTGGGCCGCGAGAAATGGCTTCGGCGGCTGCGCAAGAACCCGCTGTACCGCGCCCTGCGTTGCGACAAGGTTACGCTGGCGTTGCTTGAGCAGACGCTGCGGACCTATGCCGACGCCGACACCTTCGGCCGCGACAATCTGGCGCTGCGCCTGCTGAACCGCAACCGGGCCGAACTACGCTCCCAGGCCGAGGAATTGCTGGGCCGCCTGTCGGATGAGTGCCGCGCTGGGGGCAGCCTCCAGGTGGTGGACAGCACCGTGGAGGCCGGGAGCGGATCCCTGCCCCAGGTGGACATTCCCAGCGTAGCCCTGGCAATCACCCGCCAGGAGACCAGCCCGGGCGAACTTGCCCGGCGGTTGCGCCTTGCCAGCCGGCCGGTGGTGGGCTACGTGCGCCGGGGGCAATACTATATTGATCTGAAAGCCATTCCCTGGGAGCAGAACGACCTTCTGGCCGCGTCCCTGGAGGAGGTTTTGCCATCGGACAGGTAG
- a CDS encoding GAF domain-containing protein, whose amino-acid sequence MATRLATLESDMSRLNDIGIALSSEKNLNRLLETIVTEGRSFTHCDAGTLYRVHQKKQVLTFEIMQTESTGYYAGGTTDVKITVPPVPLKIDGQPNFANVSAHVALSKEVVNIPDVYEAEGFDFTGPKKYDELTGYRTQSMLVIPMTDHTDKVLGVLQLINALSPEGERIPFDEKYEAMVRSLASQAAVAINNAQLIKDIENLFKSVVHYTVKAIDARSPHTAGHSSRVAKLSRRIAEDINLQTSGPFADLHYSDDQLEEIWIAGIMHDVGKIGVPEDVLEKRNKLDGAKYTVVLDRLQKIKELAILRAQLRNSTNGHAQDYQDEQLAAELQALEEDHEFILWVNKPGFLAPEKKEQLDGIAAKTFIDGEGHEQPYLTEEELLNFSVVKGNLTDEERKTIQYHVVATDKLLRKLPFTDKLANVPLYAGSHHEWPNGKGYPKGLSGDEIPLPAKMMCIADVWDALTAQDRPYKPPIPPEKSKQILLSGAEHGEFDKDIVELFINHQLWDKKPGEIVEFPEEHAEV is encoded by the coding sequence TTGGCCACCCGTCTGGCCACCCTGGAATCTGATATGTCCAGGCTCAACGATATCGGCATCGCCCTCTCCAGTGAAAAGAACCTCAACCGGCTGCTGGAGACCATCGTCACCGAGGGGCGCAGCTTCACCCATTGCGACGCCGGGACCCTCTATCGCGTGCACCAGAAGAAGCAGGTCCTCACCTTCGAGATCATGCAAACCGAGTCCACCGGCTATTATGCCGGCGGCACCACCGATGTGAAGATCACGGTTCCCCCGGTCCCCTTGAAGATCGACGGGCAGCCAAACTTCGCGAACGTGTCCGCGCACGTGGCACTGTCCAAGGAGGTGGTGAACATCCCCGATGTCTACGAGGCCGAGGGCTTTGACTTTACCGGCCCCAAGAAGTACGACGAGCTCACCGGGTACCGCACCCAGTCCATGCTGGTCATACCCATGACCGACCACACCGACAAGGTGCTCGGCGTGCTGCAGCTCATCAACGCCCTGTCTCCCGAAGGGGAGCGCATACCCTTCGACGAGAAGTATGAGGCCATGGTGCGTTCGCTTGCCAGCCAGGCGGCCGTCGCCATTAACAACGCACAGCTCATCAAGGACATCGAGAATCTGTTCAAATCGGTGGTGCACTACACGGTCAAGGCCATCGATGCCCGCTCGCCCCACACAGCCGGCCACTCCAGCCGGGTGGCCAAGCTCAGCCGCCGCATCGCCGAGGATATTAACCTCCAGACCAGCGGCCCCTTTGCCGACCTGCACTACTCGGACGACCAGCTGGAGGAGATCTGGATTGCCGGGATCATGCACGACGTGGGCAAGATCGGCGTCCCCGAGGATGTGCTCGAAAAGCGGAACAAGCTGGACGGCGCCAAGTACACCGTGGTGCTCGATCGCCTGCAGAAGATCAAGGAGCTGGCGATTCTCCGGGCACAGCTGCGCAACAGCACCAACGGCCACGCCCAGGACTATCAGGATGAACAGCTGGCCGCTGAGTTGCAGGCTTTGGAGGAGGACCACGAATTCATATTGTGGGTGAACAAGCCGGGCTTTCTGGCCCCTGAAAAGAAGGAGCAGCTGGACGGCATTGCCGCCAAGACCTTTATTGATGGGGAGGGCCATGAGCAACCCTACCTCACCGAAGAAGAACTGTTGAACTTCTCGGTGGTCAAGGGCAACCTCACCGATGAAGAGCGGAAGACCATCCAGTACCACGTGGTGGCTACCGACAAGCTGCTGCGCAAACTGCCCTTCACCGATAAACTCGCCAACGTCCCCCTGTATGCCGGCAGCCACCACGAATGGCCCAACGGCAAAGGCTATCCGAAGGGGTTGTCCGGCGACGAAATTCCCCTGCCGGCAAAGATGATGTGCATTGCCGATGTCTGGGATGCCCTCACGGCACAGGATCGGCCCTACAAGCCCCCCATCCCACCCGAGAAGTCGAAGCAGATTCTCCTGAGTGGCGCCGAGCATGGTGAGTTCGACAAGGACATCGTGGAGCTCTTTATCAACCATCAGCTGTGGGATAAGAAACCGGGCGAAATCGTCGAATTCCCTGAAGAGCATGCCGAGGTCTGA